One window of the Archaeoglobus sulfaticallidus PM70-1 genome contains the following:
- a CDS encoding lactate utilization protein B, which produces MDIYSAIKNESIRAGILRSWNNLHNAVEQNLERFPFLRDFAKDVKEAKLEIAKNYEYWIDKAAKALEDAGATVYFAENAEKARKIAGEIVGSGKIVVKAKSMVSEEIHLREYLQQLGNEVWETDLGELIIQLANDKPMHIVIPALHYSEQQVAEILKKIGIEGRNAEEMAKGVRVFMREKFKNADVGISGCNAFSVENARVFLIENEGNIRLSTSLPKTYIALISIDKILPDDILALKSVIVQAAFFGTFPPGYINVNRPVAGQEMHAIFIDNGRSSTEFVEQLSCVRCGRCQLECPIFQLSGNIWGGSVYGGPMGMGWSAITGEMTENAFLSCLCSKCKHVCPMYIDIPEIIRKIRIKIGKG; this is translated from the coding sequence ATGGACATCTATTCTGCCATCAAAAATGAATCAATTAGAGCTGGAATTCTGCGCTCATGGAACAATCTCCACAATGCGGTAGAGCAGAATTTGGAGCGATTTCCGTTTCTAAGGGATTTTGCTAAGGATGTTAAAGAGGCTAAGCTTGAAATCGCAAAGAATTACGAGTACTGGATAGATAAGGCGGCAAAAGCACTTGAAGATGCAGGAGCTACAGTGTATTTTGCTGAAAACGCTGAAAAGGCGAGAAAAATTGCTGGAGAAATTGTTGGAAGTGGAAAAATCGTTGTGAAGGCAAAATCGATGGTTTCTGAAGAAATTCATTTGAGAGAATATTTACAGCAGCTCGGCAATGAAGTCTGGGAGACCGATCTTGGCGAGCTTATAATTCAGCTTGCCAATGACAAGCCGATGCACATAGTCATTCCTGCTTTGCATTATTCCGAGCAGCAAGTTGCAGAAATTTTGAAGAAAATAGGCATAGAAGGAAGAAATGCTGAAGAGATGGCTAAAGGCGTGAGAGTTTTCATGAGGGAGAAGTTTAAGAATGCTGATGTTGGAATATCTGGATGTAATGCTTTCTCCGTTGAAAATGCGAGAGTATTCCTTATCGAAAATGAGGGCAACATAAGATTATCGACATCACTACCAAAGACATACATTGCGCTCATAAGCATTGATAAAATACTGCCAGATGATATTTTAGCTTTGAAATCCGTCATTGTTCAGGCAGCATTCTTTGGCACCTTCCCTCCCGGCTACATCAATGTCAACAGACCTGTTGCAGGCCAAGAAATGCACGCTATATTTATAGACAACGGTAGAAGCTCGACAGAGTTTGTGGAGCAGCTCTCATGCGTTAGATGTGGGAGATGTCAGCTCGAATGTCCAATTTTCCAGCTTTCCGGCAACATCTGGGGAGGAAGTGTTTATGGAGGTCCAATGGGCATGGGATGGAGTGCCATTACTGGGGAGATGACAGAAAATGCATTTCTGTCGTGTCTCTGCAGCAAATGCAAGCATGTATGCCCGATGTACATTGACATTCCCGAGATAATCAGGAAGATTAGAATAAAAATAGGTAAGGGGTAG
- a CDS encoding alpha-hydroxy acid oxidase: protein MRSVDEIIGEAREILSRKGVNLSILEGGTERGLTILRNREVLDSIGIKMRVIGDIEPSLSSKFLGRKISMPVMPAPLSGLVKSVDARCFHRIIKESWDAGVVPWIGYPIQDDVESFEQPFVWIIKPMKDRDKIYQEIERAEKSKALAVGIDIDSAAGIKVGKSVIAYGGMKALSKKELEDIASTTKLPFIVKGVLSEKDYYDASSFSDAVVISNHGGRVIDSAVSPLEILANVEKVVETGVDSGFRYGSDVLKALALNADFVLIGRPVVYALAFENGLKEILEVIGEELKRIMVLTGFKEVGEINREAVIF from the coding sequence ATGAGAAGTGTCGATGAGATCATTGGAGAAGCGAGAGAAATTTTATCAAGAAAAGGAGTAAATTTATCTATTCTCGAAGGTGGAACTGAGAGGGGTTTAACGATTTTAAGGAACAGGGAAGTTCTTGACTCAATAGGCATAAAAATGCGCGTTATTGGCGACATCGAGCCAAGTCTGTCATCGAAGTTTCTCGGCAGGAAAATCTCCATGCCTGTGATGCCCGCTCCACTTTCAGGGCTTGTGAAATCAGTTGATGCACGATGCTTTCACAGAATAATCAAGGAATCGTGGGATGCTGGAGTGGTGCCCTGGATTGGTTATCCGATACAGGATGATGTTGAGAGCTTTGAGCAGCCATTTGTATGGATAATAAAGCCGATGAAAGACAGGGATAAAATCTATCAGGAAATTGAAAGGGCAGAGAAATCCAAAGCTCTTGCTGTTGGCATAGACATCGACTCTGCCGCCGGAATTAAAGTTGGTAAGAGCGTTATAGCATATGGTGGTATGAAGGCGCTGAGCAAAAAAGAGCTTGAGGACATCGCATCAACAACAAAGCTGCCGTTTATAGTTAAAGGTGTGCTCAGCGAGAAGGATTATTACGATGCATCAAGCTTCAGCGACGCTGTCGTCATCTCTAACCATGGTGGCAGGGTTATTGATTCAGCGGTTTCACCTCTTGAGATACTCGCAAATGTTGAAAAGGTTGTTGAGACAGGTGTCGACAGCGGGTTCAGGTATGGCAGCGATGTACTCAAGGCTCTTGCGCTGAATGCGGACTTTGTTCTCATTGGAAGACCAGTTGTTTACGCTCTCGCTTTTGAGAACGGGCTTAAAGAAATTCTTGAGGTGATAGGAGAAGAACTTAAGCGAATTATGGTTTTAACTGGCTTTAAAGAAGTTGGCGAGATAAACAGAGAGGCAGTAATTTTCTAA
- a CDS encoding (Fe-S)-binding protein, which translates to MIRPKYVINLLSDNIRKTRNPLAIPNDLINKWWDGVENNGEWLFFTGMLYQLTPYIETVVRYLEKFENSKLEGFLSLSNIIPKFLFRLISLLTSSKNKSEANEILRGIYSLLNDAGIDVYYRPELDCYSGILLYDFGDDEGFEEHAKFVAENLEKAGVKKIVTVDPHTTYALKVLYPKYAGKSFEVKNYLELLEGRISGKGNGKVVIHDPCYYGRYLEISEKPRKLLESIGVEYANIRNSGNLTSCCGGPIEALSPKISRDVAKLRLEELGNGRIVTMCPVCMANLRRAGGNTEDIALLLRRYSNGKAD; encoded by the coding sequence ATGATCAGGCCAAAGTATGTAATCAACCTTCTCTCGGACAATATCAGGAAAACCCGCAATCCTCTTGCAATTCCCAATGATTTGATAAACAAATGGTGGGATGGCGTAGAGAATAACGGCGAATGGCTTTTTTTCACAGGCATGCTCTATCAGCTAACACCCTACATAGAAACGGTCGTCAGATACCTTGAGAAGTTTGAAAACTCAAAACTTGAGGGCTTCCTATCTCTCTCAAACATCATACCAAAATTCTTATTCAGATTGATCAGCCTGCTGACATCCAGCAAGAACAAGAGCGAAGCGAATGAGATACTCAGAGGTATTTATTCTCTACTGAATGACGCAGGCATAGATGTTTATTACAGGCCAGAACTCGATTGCTACAGCGGAATCCTGCTCTACGACTTTGGAGATGATGAGGGCTTTGAGGAGCATGCCAAATTTGTGGCTGAAAATCTGGAAAAGGCGGGAGTGAAGAAGATAGTAACTGTTGACCCCCACACAACTTATGCGCTGAAGGTTCTGTATCCAAAGTATGCTGGCAAAAGCTTTGAAGTGAAAAATTATCTGGAACTGCTTGAAGGGAGAATTAGTGGAAAGGGTAATGGGAAAGTTGTTATCCATGATCCATGTTACTACGGAAGGTATCTTGAGATATCTGAAAAGCCAAGAAAGCTGCTTGAAAGCATTGGTGTTGAATATGCCAACATTCGTAACTCAGGAAACCTCACATCCTGCTGTGGAGGGCCAATAGAGGCATTATCTCCAAAAATTTCGAGAGATGTAGCAAAGCTCAGGCTTGAAGAGCTTGGAAATGGCAGAATTGTAACAATGTGTCCTGTGTGCATGGCGAATCTGAGGAGAGCCGGTGGAAATACTGAGGACATAGCACTGTTGCTCAGGAGGTATTCAAATGGAAAAGCTGATTGA
- a CDS encoding (Fe-S)-binding protein encodes MKGALLREISRCSFCGFCEAACPTRFMIKRNYTPRGRINTIIFALKNRLTTIESVNGIFSCLECGACKPYCPAGIDIPRVIREFRHLVRVEEVGVLTQEVK; translated from the coding sequence ATGAAGGGCGCTCTACTCAGGGAGATATCAAGGTGCTCATTCTGTGGCTTTTGCGAGGCTGCATGTCCCACAAGGTTTATGATTAAAAGAAATTACACGCCAAGGGGCAGGATAAACACAATAATATTTGCCCTTAAAAACAGGCTAACGACCATCGAAAGTGTGAATGGTATCTTCTCATGCCTTGAATGTGGGGCATGCAAACCTTACTGCCCGGCAGGTATTGACATACCCAGAGTTATTAGGGAGTTCAGACACCTTGTAAGGGTTGAAGAAGTTGGAGTTTTAACCCAGGAGGTGAAATGA
- the trpD gene encoding anthranilate phosphoribosyltransferase, which translates to MLDLLVEKKKLDFDSAYNLFTEMFNESEIRISAYLSALQTKGYSGEELAGFAKAMRDKAIRVDFGEVCDTCGTGGDGSNTINVSTTSAIILSCYKRVAKHGNTSITSKSGSADLLKALGINYWLSPEEAKECIEKTNFTFLFAPLYHPALKRVMPVRKELGIRTVFNVLGPLANPANPEHQLIGVSSEHLVDVVAEALMFLGVEAVVVHGNGIDEANPRKESVIAVVSEDIEKFRIKPEDFGLTPVKIIPCSGAEESADRIFRVLSGKGFREDRNFIVINSALALFSTGIDDFHECRELAESVLGETAIKKLEGIRCFSTKSSM; encoded by the coding sequence ATGCTCGATTTGTTGGTTGAAAAGAAAAAACTCGATTTTGACTCAGCATATAATCTATTCACAGAAATGTTCAACGAGTCTGAGATCAGGATCTCAGCATACCTTTCGGCACTTCAGACGAAAGGTTACTCGGGGGAAGAGCTTGCTGGCTTTGCGAAGGCTATGAGGGATAAGGCTATTAGAGTTGATTTTGGAGAGGTCTGTGATACCTGCGGTACTGGTGGTGACGGATCGAACACGATAAACGTCAGCACGACTTCAGCAATTATCCTGTCATGCTATAAAAGGGTTGCAAAGCATGGAAACACATCCATCACCTCGAAAAGTGGTTCGGCCGATTTGCTGAAAGCACTGGGGATAAACTACTGGCTTTCACCAGAGGAAGCGAAAGAATGCATTGAGAAAACCAATTTCACATTTCTCTTCGCTCCACTCTATCATCCAGCACTGAAAAGGGTGATGCCGGTAAGAAAAGAGCTGGGGATCAGAACGGTCTTCAATGTACTGGGCCCTCTTGCCAATCCAGCGAATCCAGAACATCAGCTGATCGGAGTTAGCTCTGAGCACCTCGTTGATGTCGTTGCAGAGGCATTGATGTTTCTGGGGGTTGAAGCTGTGGTTGTTCATGGGAATGGTATTGATGAGGCAAATCCCAGAAAGGAGAGTGTTATTGCTGTTGTGTCTGAGGATATAGAGAAATTCAGGATAAAACCCGAAGATTTTGGCTTAACTCCGGTAAAGATTATTCCATGTAGTGGGGCAGAAGAAAGTGCTGACAGGATCTTCAGGGTTCTTTCGGGAAAGGGCTTTAGAGAGGATAGAAACTTTATTGTCATCAACTCTGCTCTTGCTTTATTTTCTACCGGAATTGATGATTTTCACGAGTGCAGAGAGCTTGCAGAATCTGTTCTGGGTGAAACAGCGATCAAAAAGCTGGAGGGTATAAGATGCTTTTCCACAAAATCGAGTATGTAG
- a CDS encoding indole-3-glycerol phosphate synthase TrpC, which translates to MMDFGLAERIEVYREFVNPVIAEIKTYSPIHGDLVRNRNVIDILRAYENANAVGISYITAREFKGDFENLKLICKETELPVLRKDFILSKEEIERTASAEASAILLIARLLGHKTAEFVDLAHESDLEALVEVHSAEDIQIVEESKAEIIGINNRDIMKLEKDDGDVSVTERLSGLISVKGRIVVSASGIRTLEDLKRALKCADAVLIGTALMMADDPESKLRSFVEG; encoded by the coding sequence GTGATGGACTTTGGTCTTGCTGAGAGGATAGAAGTGTACAGGGAGTTTGTAAATCCTGTTATAGCTGAAATAAAGACTTACTCCCCAATCCACGGAGATTTAGTCAGAAACAGAAATGTTATAGACATCTTGAGAGCTTATGAGAATGCAAATGCTGTAGGCATTTCTTATATAACTGCAAGGGAGTTTAAGGGAGATTTTGAGAACCTTAAACTGATCTGCAAGGAGACCGAGCTACCGGTTTTGAGGAAAGACTTCATTCTTAGCAAAGAAGAGATAGAAAGGACAGCCAGTGCTGAAGCTTCAGCAATTCTTCTGATTGCGAGATTACTGGGGCATAAAACCGCGGAATTCGTTGATCTGGCACATGAAAGCGATTTAGAAGCTCTGGTTGAAGTACATAGCGCAGAGGACATCCAGATTGTGGAGGAGAGCAAAGCAGAGATTATCGGGATAAATAATCGGGACATAATGAAGCTTGAAAAGGATGATGGAGATGTCTCGGTTACTGAGAGACTCTCTGGTTTGATATCGGTTAAAGGCAGGATTGTAGTTAGTGCAAGTGGAATCAGAACCCTTGAAGATCTAAAAAGAGCCCTGAAGTGTGCGGATGCTGTTCTGATTGGTACAGCTCTGATGATGGCTGATGATCCAGAGAGCAAGCTCAGAAGCTTTGTAGAGGGATAG
- a CDS encoding L-lactate permease, with protein sequence MIEALIAATPILLVLVLMAGFRMSAMKAMPIGWLVTVIIAYAYWKMPLQWIAAATVKGTLVAISILLVVFGAVYLYYDARLSGATRAITRGMMSLSRDRRIQAGIAFLLVTFFEGAAGFGTPGAIVGPLLVGIGFPPAIAAPLVLIFDSSPVSFGAVGIPVWGGLGASLDSPVVEQVLSQYGITLQQFLYKDVTFWTATLHGIMAIFVPLMGATFLVIWSGGKLSDVKDAVPSLLLAGLSFAIPYWLLARFFGPEFPSLVGGIIGLAIYAALLKAGFAPKTTWDFPKKMDVGEEHVKYERESLQCLRLWFHMFF encoded by the coding sequence TTGATTGAGGCTTTAATAGCTGCAACACCGATATTACTTGTACTGGTACTGATGGCAGGTTTTAGGATGTCTGCAATGAAAGCGATGCCAATTGGCTGGCTTGTTACAGTGATCATAGCATATGCCTACTGGAAGATGCCACTGCAATGGATTGCGGCAGCAACTGTGAAGGGGACTCTTGTGGCCATATCAATCCTGCTTGTAGTATTTGGTGCAGTCTACCTGTATTACGATGCCAGGCTCAGCGGTGCAACAAGGGCGATTACAAGGGGAATGATGAGTCTATCCAGGGACAGAAGAATTCAGGCTGGGATTGCATTTCTTCTCGTGACCTTCTTCGAGGGTGCTGCAGGCTTTGGAACGCCGGGAGCTATTGTTGGACCTCTGCTTGTTGGAATCGGCTTCCCACCGGCAATAGCAGCTCCACTCGTGCTGATATTCGACTCGTCTCCTGTATCTTTCGGAGCTGTCGGTATTCCGGTGTGGGGAGGGCTTGGCGCATCTCTCGACAGTCCTGTCGTTGAACAGGTGCTGTCTCAGTACGGCATAACTCTCCAGCAGTTCCTTTACAAGGATGTCACATTCTGGACGGCAACGCTTCACGGCATTATGGCAATCTTCGTTCCACTTATGGGCGCAACTTTCCTTGTGATATGGAGCGGTGGAAAGCTCAGCGATGTCAAAGATGCAGTTCCATCATTGTTGCTTGCTGGCTTGAGCTTTGCAATTCCCTACTGGCTTCTTGCAAGATTCTTTGGTCCAGAATTCCCATCGCTTGTTGGTGGTATTATCGGTCTTGCTATCTATGCCGCACTGCTTAAAGCTGGCTTTGCACCGAAAACAACATGGGACTTCCCAAAGAAGATGGATGTTGGCGAGGAGCATGTAAAATACGAGAGAGAGAGTTTACAATGCTTGAGGCTATGGTTCCATATGTTCTTCTGA
- a CDS encoding helix-turn-helix domain-containing protein yields MHALMLTLYQEDCCNIAVSEKSDMDVNILTVDFHDNYEILYSIFSGDVFRDDLIERMRKTGIWDITITSKTKYELGVIYKMRPTYAWKAVVKSGGRVIPPIIISNGVERWIVLVPDKHSRNTVIENLEISSNTYVEKVKEIEVDSLIKIFANIDIVSKFAESLEKLTEIQLKTLKQAYSGGYYEVPRKCSLFELAKLNGISKNAFLKRLRGAEKKIIGSLFQ; encoded by the coding sequence ATGCATGCCTTGATGCTTACACTATATCAAGAAGATTGTTGCAATATCGCTGTCAGCGAAAAAAGCGATATGGATGTAAACATCCTCACAGTTGATTTTCACGATAATTACGAAATTCTCTATTCTATATTCTCAGGTGACGTTTTCAGAGATGATCTGATAGAGAGAATGAGAAAGACAGGTATATGGGATATAACCATAACATCAAAAACCAAGTATGAGCTTGGTGTCATTTACAAAATGAGACCAACATACGCATGGAAAGCCGTTGTTAAATCTGGTGGCAGAGTTATACCACCAATCATAATTTCGAATGGAGTAGAAAGATGGATAGTACTCGTCCCTGACAAACATTCAAGAAATACGGTAATAGAAAACCTTGAAATCTCAAGCAATACGTATGTTGAGAAAGTGAAGGAAATTGAGGTTGACAGTCTGATTAAGATTTTCGCAAATATAGATATTGTTTCAAAATTCGCTGAAAGCCTTGAAAAGCTTACAGAAATACAGCTAAAAACACTGAAACAAGCATATTCAGGGGGGTATTATGAAGTACCAAGAAAATGCAGCCTTTTTGAACTTGCAAAGCTAAACGGCATATCTAAGAACGCATTTTTGAAGAGGCTTAGAGGGGCAGAAAAGAAAATAATTGGAAGTCTCTTCCAGTAA
- a CDS encoding LUD domain-containing protein has translation MEKLIEALKRNSVEVIISEDPHREAEKYSNVFVCEAASAAEDTGIIFFVGFEKRKNAALAAHHVAIVKKADIMPDTISAYLHAAKKGDIVFASSSASKTADIEGKLVWGMHGPKKLTVILEG, from the coding sequence ATGGAAAAGCTGATTGAGGCGTTGAAGAGAAACAGCGTCGAAGTAATCATTTCTGAAGACCCTCACAGAGAAGCTGAAAAATACAGCAATGTTTTTGTGTGCGAGGCTGCGAGTGCCGCAGAAGATACTGGCATAATATTCTTTGTCGGATTCGAGAAAAGAAAGAATGCTGCTCTTGCAGCCCATCACGTTGCCATTGTTAAAAAAGCGGACATAATGCCAGACACAATCTCTGCATACCTGCATGCCGCAAAGAAGGGAGACATAGTGTTTGCATCAAGCAGCGCATCGAAAACTGCAGACATTGAAGGAAAGCTCGTCTGGGGGATGCACGGGCCAAAGAAGCTTACAGTCATACTGGAGGGGTGA
- a CDS encoding FAD-linked oxidase C-terminal domain-containing protein, producing the protein MDVVNKLREIVGEENVSDDELVKALHAKDAIGKVGEAIAVVFPENTEQVAKIVKFCYENGIKIYPQGSSTELSGSSTPHRGIVISFSKMNSIEEINITDGYAVVQPGVRLVELEEELNKHGYMFPVDPGSLRSATVGGAINTGAGGMRGAKYGTMVDWVLGLEAVLPTGEIINIGSKTLKCRQGYNLTKLIVGSEGTLCLVTKAILKIAPMSENMVYAAAFFETAEKAMAAVAEIRKRRILPAVMEFFDEDVVRMGREMVDVDGEGNMLIIGVECNHEASERIASTLNEILSRDASKVIVAKDAREAEEKNLMGLRRAFYPLAIKLGSEEFKTSSTLVLIEDFAVPVSKLPEAINAVKEIGKKYGFTVLTGGHVGDGNIHPMIWTSPEDKDMLDKAEKFYIEVMEVALKLGGTVSAEHGIGEMKKLGLEMEMKYRNSEKALEIMREIKKVFDPKNILNPGKVI; encoded by the coding sequence ATGGATGTTGTTAACAAGCTGAGGGAGATTGTTGGAGAAGAGAATGTCAGCGATGATGAGCTCGTCAAAGCCCTGCATGCAAAGGATGCCATAGGCAAGGTTGGCGAAGCAATAGCAGTCGTATTTCCAGAAAACACCGAGCAGGTAGCAAAAATTGTGAAATTCTGCTACGAGAATGGAATAAAGATTTATCCTCAGGGCAGTTCGACAGAGCTGAGCGGCTCTTCAACACCTCACAGAGGAATAGTAATCAGCTTTTCAAAGATGAACAGTATTGAGGAGATAAATATTACTGATGGCTACGCTGTCGTTCAGCCCGGTGTGAGGCTTGTTGAACTTGAGGAAGAGCTGAACAAGCATGGATACATGTTTCCAGTAGATCCTGGCTCCTTGCGCTCAGCGACTGTTGGAGGGGCGATAAACACGGGAGCCGGAGGGATGAGAGGGGCGAAGTATGGAACGATGGTTGATTGGGTTCTTGGGCTCGAGGCTGTGTTGCCGACAGGTGAGATCATAAACATCGGTTCAAAAACGCTGAAGTGCAGGCAAGGCTACAATTTAACAAAGCTCATAGTTGGGAGCGAAGGCACGCTCTGCCTTGTAACCAAAGCAATTCTGAAGATTGCACCTATGTCTGAGAATATGGTTTATGCTGCAGCTTTCTTTGAGACTGCTGAGAAAGCAATGGCTGCTGTGGCCGAAATAAGGAAAAGAAGAATTCTTCCTGCAGTGATGGAGTTCTTTGACGAAGATGTTGTGAGGATGGGCAGAGAAATGGTCGATGTCGATGGCGAGGGAAACATGTTGATAATAGGTGTTGAGTGCAATCATGAAGCATCGGAAAGAATTGCCTCAACCCTCAACGAGATTCTCAGCAGGGATGCAAGCAAGGTAATAGTTGCAAAAGATGCCAGAGAGGCTGAGGAGAAGAACCTTATGGGCCTGAGGAGAGCTTTCTATCCACTTGCGATAAAGCTCGGCTCAGAAGAGTTCAAAACATCTTCAACGCTCGTCTTAATAGAAGACTTTGCCGTTCCTGTTTCGAAGCTTCCAGAGGCAATAAATGCAGTTAAGGAGATTGGAAAGAAATACGGCTTTACAGTTCTGACAGGCGGACATGTGGGTGATGGAAACATCCACCCGATGATATGGACTTCACCAGAGGACAAAGATATGCTGGATAAGGCTGAGAAGTTCTACATTGAGGTTATGGAAGTTGCCCTGAAGCTTGGAGGGACTGTTAGCGCTGAGCATGGAATTGGTGAGATGAAAAAACTCGGACTTGAGATGGAGATGAAGTACCGAAATAGCGAGAAAGCTCTGGAGATAATGAGGGAAATCAAGAAGGTGTTTGATCCGAAAAACATACTCAACCCGGGCAAGGTGATCTGA
- the rpsB gene encoding 30S ribosomal protein S2: MISEDKEESMVREDGTYEYLVPTDEYLSAGVHIGTQIKSGDMKRFIYKVRPDGLYVLDIRQLDERIRVAAKFLSKFDPPRILVVSARQYGQKPARMFAKIVGADVITGRFVPGTLTNPYLSEYREPDVVVVTDPAIDSQAVKEATDVGIPVVALCDSNNQAENVDLVIPTNNKGRKALALVYLLLAREMLRLRGVEEFSYTIEDFEAEL, from the coding sequence ATGATTAGTGAGGATAAGGAAGAAAGCATGGTTAGAGAGGACGGAACATACGAGTATCTCGTGCCAACGGATGAATACCTGTCCGCTGGAGTTCATATCGGCACCCAGATAAAGAGCGGAGACATGAAGAGGTTCATCTACAAAGTTCGCCCGGATGGTCTGTATGTGCTTGATATAAGGCAGCTCGATGAGAGAATAAGGGTCGCAGCGAAGTTTCTCTCCAAGTTTGATCCTCCGAGGATACTGGTTGTGTCTGCGAGGCAGTATGGTCAGAAACCAGCAAGAATGTTCGCCAAGATAGTGGGTGCTGATGTTATAACAGGCAGATTCGTCCCAGGAACACTCACGAACCCGTACCTCAGCGAATACAGGGAGCCGGATGTTGTCGTCGTCACAGATCCAGCGATAGACTCTCAGGCTGTGAAAGAGGCAACAGATGTTGGAATACCGGTAGTTGCACTCTGCGATTCAAACAATCAGGCGGAGAATGTTGATCTGGTCATTCCAACAAACAACAAGGGAAGAAAAGCCCTTGCATTAGTGTATCTGCTGCTGGCCAGAGAGATGCTCAGGCTCAGAGGGGTTGAGGAGTTCTCATACACGATTGAGGACTTTGAGGCTGAGCTTTAA
- a CDS encoding L-lactate permease gives MLEAMVPYVLLTAGLLLTRLVPSIKAFSTSFLTIPIGNILSTSLSHTFKLLYNPGTIFIIAVLVSNVIFRLSPNHTKNALKTTAKGVAPAAIALIFAVSLSQIMMNSGHNEAGMDSMLKVMAESLAMATGKGYIFLAVFVGILGAYMAGSNTVSNILFGGFQFEIAGFVGLPKTIVVALQNVGGAVGNMICVHNVVAVCTTCGILGSEGEVIRKNLLPSALYAIIVSVVAAIVVFALALNLV, from the coding sequence ATGCTTGAGGCTATGGTTCCATATGTTCTTCTGACAGCAGGATTGCTTTTAACAAGGCTTGTTCCATCAATCAAAGCATTTTCAACAAGCTTTCTGACAATTCCTATTGGCAACATCCTCAGCACTTCGCTTTCACACACATTCAAGCTGCTCTACAATCCAGGAACGATATTCATAATCGCAGTCCTGGTTAGCAATGTTATTTTCAGATTGAGTCCAAATCACACAAAGAATGCCCTGAAGACCACTGCAAAAGGAGTAGCTCCGGCAGCCATAGCTTTAATCTTTGCTGTATCTCTGTCTCAGATAATGATGAACTCCGGCCACAATGAGGCTGGAATGGACAGCATGCTGAAAGTCATGGCTGAAAGCCTCGCAATGGCGACAGGGAAGGGATACATATTCCTTGCAGTCTTCGTTGGAATACTCGGAGCATACATGGCTGGGAGCAACACCGTATCGAACATCCTCTTTGGTGGATTTCAGTTTGAGATAGCCGGCTTTGTTGGATTGCCAAAGACCATAGTGGTTGCACTGCAAAATGTTGGTGGTGCTGTGGGTAACATGATCTGTGTCCACAACGTTGTTGCAGTCTGTACAACATGCGGAATTTTAGGCAGTGAAGGAGAAGTAATCAGAAAGAACCTACTGCCAAGTGCACTGTATGCAATTATTGTCAGCGTTGTGGCAGCAATAGTCGTATTCGCTCTGGCTCTGAATCTCGTTTGA